One genomic region from Thalassotalea sp. PS06 encodes:
- the mutL gene encoding DNA mismatch repair endonuclease MutL, translating into MSIAILPPRLANQIAAGEVVERPASVVKELVENSIDAGATKITIDVEQGGHKRIRISDNGKGIYQDQLSLALSRHATSKIKDLDDLESISSLGFRGEALASISSVSRLTLTSKPTDQDKAWQATATGREMAVDIQPAAHPDGTTIDVEDLFFNTPARRKFLRTHKTEFSHIDEVIRRIALSKLDITFIVNHNGKTIRQYRAAKTDKQVEKRLASICSQAFVDNAIAIDFQHQGLHLYGWVASPAFNRSQNDLCYSYVNGRMMRDKLINHAIRQAYGERMPHDAYPAFVLFLNLDFDQVDVNVHPAKHEVRFHQARLVHDFIVSAIGQSLEQQLLSDSADAEQHIEEPAVTFESSDYIQPLRPSNETYTPSTGRSDSRDYNAPSHHQSGYAGRAQHYSERPGKQALTNYDKLLSTDIEISTTQPQHESVATTSAPEAASTAATAQSDYQVITIEPEHTAVILYQQQLYLLNVEPVIEQYQRQKLQRAFAGEIVSQPLLLPVALTFDASTLDFIAKHQQQFIQHGIHLQLKPNNKCVIRQYPAMLRDQDVQSSFSMILNHLTEQKNEPLDWVSAFAQPTTVEFVSSQQLQSLIDDICGDNNIDFFSLFDLNCLKLDLTSYIHQLKLTE; encoded by the coding sequence GGTTGAAAACAGCATTGATGCTGGCGCGACAAAAATTACCATTGATGTGGAGCAGGGTGGACATAAACGCATCCGCATCAGTGATAATGGCAAAGGCATTTATCAAGACCAGTTATCTCTGGCACTTTCCCGTCACGCAACCAGTAAAATAAAAGACCTTGATGATTTAGAGTCGATCTCTTCCCTTGGGTTTCGCGGTGAAGCGTTGGCGAGTATTAGCTCCGTATCGCGCCTGACACTCACATCCAAACCTACAGATCAGGATAAGGCGTGGCAGGCGACGGCCACTGGGCGGGAAATGGCGGTTGATATTCAACCAGCAGCCCACCCTGATGGCACCACCATAGATGTCGAAGACCTGTTTTTTAATACACCGGCGCGACGTAAATTTTTACGAACTCATAAAACCGAATTCTCTCATATTGACGAAGTTATTCGACGCATTGCTTTATCCAAACTCGATATTACTTTTATCGTAAACCATAACGGGAAAACGATTCGCCAGTACCGGGCGGCAAAAACCGATAAACAGGTTGAAAAGCGCTTAGCCAGTATTTGCTCGCAAGCATTTGTCGATAATGCCATTGCTATCGATTTTCAGCATCAGGGGCTGCATTTGTATGGTTGGGTAGCAAGCCCTGCATTTAATCGTAGTCAGAACGATTTGTGTTATAGCTATGTCAACGGTCGGATGATGCGTGACAAACTTATTAACCATGCCATTCGGCAGGCGTATGGCGAGCGTATGCCTCATGACGCCTATCCCGCTTTTGTGCTATTCCTGAACCTTGACTTCGATCAGGTCGATGTCAATGTTCACCCGGCGAAACACGAAGTGCGTTTTCACCAGGCACGCCTTGTTCATGATTTTATTGTCAGTGCTATCGGTCAGAGTCTTGAACAACAGCTGTTGAGCGATTCAGCGGATGCGGAGCAACACATTGAAGAACCTGCGGTTACATTTGAATCTTCCGACTATATCCAGCCACTAAGGCCAAGCAACGAAACCTATACGCCGTCCACCGGGCGCTCTGATAGCCGGGATTACAATGCGCCGAGCCATCATCAAAGCGGTTATGCTGGCAGAGCACAACATTATTCTGAAAGGCCAGGTAAGCAGGCGCTTACCAACTATGATAAGTTGCTGAGCACTGATATTGAAATCTCAACAACGCAACCACAGCATGAATCGGTTGCAACAACATCGGCGCCTGAAGCCGCATCGACCGCTGCAACTGCTCAATCGGATTATCAGGTGATAACCATTGAACCGGAACACACCGCCGTTATTTTGTACCAACAGCAATTGTATTTACTTAATGTTGAACCGGTTATTGAGCAATATCAGCGACAAAAATTGCAAAGGGCATTTGCCGGAGAAATCGTTTCGCAACCTTTGTTGTTGCCTGTCGCTTTGACCTTTGATGCATCCACATTAGATTTTATTGCTAAACATCAACAGCAATTTATCCAACATGGTATTCACCTACAGCTAAAGCCAAATAATAAATGTGTGATTCGTCAGTATCCGGCAATGTTGCGCGATCAGGATGTGCAATCTAGCTTTTCTATGATTCTCAATCACTTAACTGAGCAGAAAAATGAACCGCTAGATTGGGTGTCAGCATTTGCTCAGCCGACAACCGTTGAATTTGTATCAAGCCAGCAACTGCAAAGCCTGATTGATGATATCTGCGGTGATAACAATATCGACTTTTTTAGTTTGTTTGACTTGAATTGTCTAAAACTAGACCTCACTTCGTACATACATCAACTTAAGCTTACCGAATGA
- the hflX gene encoding ribosome rescue GTPase HflX, producing the protein MFDRHQAGEQAVLVHIDFPQENAREDLQEFEMLVSSAGVNALTVVSGRRETPHPKYFVGSGKAEEIAEAVKLYQADVILFNHALSPSQEKHIEALCQCRVIDRTTLILDIFAQRARTHEGKLQVELAQLRHISSRLIRGWTHLERQKGGIGLRGPGETQLETDRRLLRERMHNIQKRLEKVEKQRHQGRRLRERAEIPTVSLVGYTNAGKSTLFNQITDAEVYAADQLFATLDPTLRQISLKEVGKVILADTVGFIRHLPHDLVAAFKATLTETREAHLQLHVVDISDERRSDNIAQVESVLAEIEADEIDQLLICNKIDNLDDVSPKIDRDEEGKPIRVWLSARANIGLDLLFQALTERLGQDIVQYRLKIPPSAGKLRGTLYELNCISDEQFDEQGNSLLDVKLPLREWKKLLKQDNSQLQNFILH; encoded by the coding sequence TTGTTTGATAGGCATCAAGCAGGTGAGCAAGCAGTACTTGTTCACATCGATTTTCCGCAAGAAAACGCACGCGAAGATTTACAAGAATTTGAAATGCTGGTGTCTTCCGCCGGCGTCAATGCTTTGACGGTTGTCTCCGGACGACGCGAAACCCCTCACCCAAAATATTTTGTAGGCAGTGGTAAAGCTGAAGAAATAGCTGAAGCCGTGAAGCTCTATCAGGCTGACGTCATCCTTTTTAATCACGCTTTGTCACCTTCTCAGGAAAAGCATATTGAGGCATTGTGCCAATGCCGGGTAATTGATAGAACCACATTAATTCTGGATATCTTCGCGCAACGTGCTCGTACCCATGAAGGTAAGTTGCAGGTAGAACTCGCTCAGCTTCGCCATATATCCAGTCGCTTGATCCGAGGTTGGACTCACTTAGAGCGACAAAAAGGTGGTATCGGTCTGCGAGGCCCTGGTGAAACTCAGTTAGAAACTGATCGCCGGTTACTCAGGGAGCGTATGCATAATATCCAGAAGCGCCTTGAAAAAGTCGAAAAACAACGACATCAGGGGCGACGTCTGCGGGAACGTGCAGAGATACCAACCGTGTCTCTGGTGGGCTATACCAATGCCGGTAAGTCGACATTATTTAACCAGATAACCGATGCTGAGGTTTATGCGGCTGACCAATTGTTTGCAACATTGGATCCGACCCTCAGACAAATCAGTTTAAAAGAAGTGGGGAAGGTGATTCTTGCCGATACGGTGGGGTTTATCCGACATTTGCCCCATGACTTGGTTGCTGCTTTTAAAGCAACCTTGACCGAAACCCGGGAAGCCCATCTGCAGTTGCACGTGGTAGACATTTCCGATGAACGCCGGTCTGATAATATTGCTCAGGTCGAATCCGTATTGGCAGAAATTGAAGCGGACGAAATCGACCAGTTATTGATTTGCAACAAAATCGATAACCTCGATGACGTGTCACCGAAGATTGATCGTGATGAGGAAGGAAAGCCTATCAGAGTCTGGCTTTCAGCACGTGCTAATATAGGATTAGACCTTTTATTTCAGGCGCTTACTGAACGGCTCGGACAAGATATCGTTCAGTATCGATTGAAGATACCTCCCAGCGCAGGAAAATTGCGGGGAACTTTATACGAACTAAACTGTATATCAGATGAGCAGTTTGATGAGCAGGGAAATAGTTTACTGGATGTAAAACTACCTCTGCGAGAATGGAAAAAGTTATTGAAACAGGATAATTCACAATTGCAGAACTTTATCCTGCACTGA
- the miaA gene encoding tRNA (adenosine(37)-N6)-dimethylallyltransferase MiaA, with translation MSDHNPASLLPIICIMGPTASGKTSLAMQLADEIPCDLISVDSALVYKGMDIGTAKPTADELASYPHQLIDLIDPAQSYSAADFCRDAKAAIKRARDAGRYPVLVGGTMMYFKSLLQGLSPLPQADEAIRGEIEAQAKEHGWEYIHQQLETVDPVSAKRIHPNDPQRLTRALEVYRVSGKSLTELTEDKGETVEGPVLQFAISTEQRATLHQRIELRYKIMLEQGFEEEVKRLKQRDDLHPNLPSIRCVGYRQMWEYLDGEYDYDEMEFRGICATRQLAKRQLTWLRSWPDLTWLTTDDPQNLQKILDGISISTAT, from the coding sequence ATGAGCGATCATAATCCCGCATCTTTATTACCGATTATCTGCATTATGGGCCCGACTGCCTCCGGCAAAACGAGTCTGGCGATGCAGCTTGCAGACGAAATTCCCTGCGATTTAATCTCAGTGGATTCTGCACTGGTCTATAAAGGGATGGATATCGGTACTGCCAAACCAACGGCAGATGAATTGGCCAGTTATCCACATCAGTTGATTGATTTAATCGATCCCGCCCAAAGTTATTCTGCGGCAGATTTTTGCCGTGACGCAAAAGCCGCGATTAAACGCGCCAGAGATGCTGGCCGATATCCGGTGCTGGTGGGCGGAACTATGATGTATTTTAAAAGTCTACTGCAAGGTCTGTCACCTTTGCCGCAGGCTGATGAAGCGATTCGTGGTGAAATTGAAGCCCAGGCCAAAGAACATGGCTGGGAATATATTCATCAGCAGTTAGAAACGGTAGATCCGGTTTCTGCAAAACGAATTCATCCAAATGATCCTCAGCGATTAACCCGAGCGCTGGAAGTTTATCGGGTCTCTGGTAAATCGTTGACGGAATTAACCGAAGATAAAGGTGAGACGGTCGAAGGACCAGTATTGCAGTTTGCGATAAGCACCGAACAACGTGCAACCTTGCACCAGCGTATCGAGTTACGATACAAGATTATGTTGGAGCAGGGTTTTGAAGAGGAAGTAAAACGTCTTAAACAGCGAGATGATTTGCATCCTAACTTACCGTCTATCCGCTGTGTTGGTTATCGACAAATGTGGGAGTATCTCGACGGTGAGTATGATTATGATGAAATGGAATTCCGGGGAATTTGTGCCACCAGACAGTTGGCAAAACGACAATTAACCTGGCTTCGGAGCTGGCCGGATTTGACCTGGCTAACAACCGATGATCCACAAAACCTGCAGAAGATTCTCGACGGGATTTCTATAAGCACTGCAACATAA
- the hfq gene encoding RNA chaperone Hfq, with protein sequence MAKGQSLQDPFLNALRRDRIPVAIYLVNGIKLQGQVESFDQFVILLKNTVSQMVYKHAISTVVPSRAVNTSNPTEYNQPME encoded by the coding sequence ATGGCGAAAGGGCAATCTTTACAAGACCCGTTTTTAAACGCATTGAGACGTGACCGTATTCCTGTGGCAATTTATCTTGTCAACGGGATCAAGCTACAAGGTCAGGTTGAATCGTTTGATCAATTTGTGATTTTACTTAAAAACACCGTAAGTCAAATGGTATATAAGCATGCGATTTCTACGGTAGTCCCTTCTCGGGCGGTTAATACCAGTAATCCAACTGAATATAATCAGCCGATGGAATAA
- a CDS encoding malic enzyme-like NAD(P)-binding protein — MSDLRKQALDYHAFPQPGKISMTVTKPSETIEDLALAYSPGVAEPVREIAEDSEAVFKYTNKGNTVAVISNGTAILGLGNLGAMASKPVMEGKSLLFKRFANIDSFDIEVNNEDPKAFIETVANIADSFGGINLEDIKAPECFEIEKALIERCKVPVFHDDQHGTAIVTAAGMLNALEIQGKDLAHAKIVCLGAGAAAIACMQLLITCGAQRENIYMLDRKGVIHTRRDDLNEYKQMFANNTDKRTLQDVLFEADVFVGVSGPNLLSADDLKLMAKNPIVFACSNPDPEITPELALQTRDDVIVATGRSDYPNQVNNVLCFPFIFRGALDVRAKEINNAMKVAAVHAIRQIAKQPVPTEVLQACGEKALTFGKDYIIPKPMDPRLLTEVATAVAQAAIDSGVAQGQLAKNTRIRAA; from the coding sequence ATGTCTGATCTTCGCAAGCAAGCACTCGATTACCACGCATTTCCGCAACCTGGGAAAATTTCAATGACGGTCACTAAGCCGTCAGAAACCATTGAAGATTTAGCTCTAGCCTATAGCCCTGGCGTTGCGGAACCAGTTCGGGAGATAGCTGAAGACAGTGAAGCGGTATTTAAATATACCAATAAGGGGAATACAGTTGCGGTGATCTCTAATGGTACTGCTATCCTTGGGCTTGGTAATCTTGGCGCTATGGCTTCCAAGCCAGTGATGGAAGGTAAGTCGTTGCTATTTAAACGATTTGCCAATATCGATAGCTTTGATATTGAAGTGAATAACGAAGATCCGAAAGCCTTTATCGAAACCGTTGCTAATATTGCCGATAGTTTTGGCGGTATTAATCTTGAAGATATTAAAGCGCCTGAGTGTTTTGAAATTGAAAAAGCTTTAATTGAACGATGCAAGGTTCCGGTTTTCCATGATGATCAACACGGTACAGCCATTGTAACTGCAGCAGGAATGCTTAACGCCCTGGAGATTCAGGGTAAAGATTTAGCGCATGCGAAAATTGTTTGCCTGGGTGCTGGTGCTGCTGCGATTGCCTGTATGCAATTGCTTATCACTTGTGGTGCCCAGCGCGAAAATATTTACATGCTGGACCGTAAAGGCGTGATTCACACCCGCCGAGATGATTTAAATGAATACAAGCAAATGTTCGCCAACAATACTGACAAACGTACCTTGCAGGATGTGTTATTTGAAGCGGACGTTTTTGTTGGTGTTTCGGGCCCGAATTTACTATCGGCAGATGATTTGAAACTTATGGCAAAAAATCCAATTGTGTTTGCTTGCTCTAACCCTGACCCGGAAATTACCCCGGAACTTGCCTTGCAAACCCGGGATGATGTTATCGTTGCAACGGGTCGTTCTGATTACCCGAATCAGGTAAATAACGTATTGTGCTTCCCGTTTATTTTCCGCGGGGCGCTTGATGTTCGTGCTAAAGAAATCAATAACGCGATGAAAGTTGCTGCCGTGCATGCGATTCGTCAGATTGCTAAACAGCCAGTGCCGACAGAGGTATTGCAGGCTTGTGGCGAGAAAGCGTTAACCTTTGGTAAAGACTACATCATTCCAAAACCTATGGACCCTAGATTGTTAACGGAAGTAGCAACGGCAGTAGCACAAGCTGCAATTGACTCAGGGGTTGCACAAGGTCAGTTAGCTAAAAATACGCGTATTCGTGCTGCGTAA
- a CDS encoding adenylosuccinate synthase — protein sequence MGKNVVVLGTQWGDEGKGKVVDLLTDKAKYVVRYQGGHNAGHTLVIDGEKTVLHLIPSGVLRDNVKCLIGNGVVLSPEALMKEIKMLEERGVPVRDRLLISDACPLIMPYHISLDMAREAARGNKAIGTTGRGIGPAYEDKVARRGLRVGDLFDAEGFAAKLKEIMEYHNFVLTNYYKAEALDFDKVLADAMAVADIIKAMTADISELLDQARLNGDSIMFEGAQGTLLDIDHGTYPYVTSSNTTVGGVATGCGFGPRHLDYVLGITKAYTTRVGSGPFPTELNDEVGHHLGTVGHEFGATTGRERRCGWFDAVAMHRAVQVNSVSGFCLTKLDVLDGLKELKICTGYKTESGEILTVPPMAAEGYENITPVYETMPGWDEKTVGATKREELPANALAYIKRIEEVCGVPVDIISTGPDRNETIILVNPFE from the coding sequence ATGGGCAAAAACGTCGTTGTATTAGGCACCCAATGGGGTGACGAAGGTAAAGGTAAGGTCGTTGACCTGTTAACGGATAAAGCAAAATATGTTGTTCGTTATCAAGGTGGGCACAATGCCGGTCATACATTAGTAATTGACGGTGAGAAAACCGTTCTGCATTTGATCCCATCGGGCGTGTTGCGTGACAACGTAAAATGTCTAATCGGTAACGGGGTTGTACTTAGCCCTGAAGCTTTGATGAAAGAAATCAAAATGCTTGAAGAGCGTGGTGTTCCAGTTCGCGATCGCCTGCTTATTTCTGATGCCTGTCCACTAATCATGCCTTATCACATCTCGCTTGATATGGCGCGTGAAGCAGCTCGTGGCAACAAAGCTATCGGTACTACAGGTCGTGGTATTGGTCCGGCTTACGAAGATAAAGTTGCTCGTCGCGGTTTACGGGTTGGCGATTTATTCGATGCCGAAGGTTTCGCAGCAAAATTAAAAGAGATTATGGAATACCATAATTTCGTACTTACCAACTACTACAAAGCCGAAGCGCTAGACTTTGACAAAGTACTGGCAGATGCAATGGCTGTTGCTGATATCATTAAAGCAATGACGGCTGATATCAGCGAACTGCTTGACCAGGCGCGTTTGAATGGCGATTCCATCATGTTTGAAGGTGCCCAGGGTACTTTGCTTGATATCGACCACGGTACATACCCATATGTAACTTCGTCTAACACTACCGTTGGTGGTGTAGCGACTGGCTGTGGCTTTGGTCCTCGTCACTTAGACTACGTATTAGGTATTACTAAGGCTTACACAACGCGTGTAGGATCTGGTCCATTCCCTACAGAGCTCAACGACGAAGTTGGTCATCACTTAGGTACTGTTGGTCACGAGTTTGGTGCTACTACGGGTCGTGAACGCCGTTGTGGTTGGTTTGATGCCGTAGCTATGCACCGTGCCGTTCAGGTTAACTCAGTAAGCGGTTTCTGTTTGACTAAGCTTGACGTTTTAGATGGTTTGAAAGAACTAAAAATCTGTACCGGTTACAAAACTGAGTCTGGTGAAATCTTAACGGTTCCACCAATGGCTGCAGAAGGTTACGAGAACATTACACCGGTATATGAAACTATGCCAGGCTGGGATGAGAAAACCGTTGGCGCAACCAAGCGCGAAGAGCTTCCTGCAAACGCGTTAGCCTACATCAAACGTATCGAAGAAGTTTGTGGTGTACCTGTAGATATCATCTCTACCGGTCCGGATCGTAACGAAACCATCATCTTGGTTAATCCATTCGAGTAA
- the metJ gene encoding met regulon transcriptional regulator MetJ, with product MAKWNGEYINPYAEHGKKSEQVKKITVSIPLNVLKVLTDERTRRQVNNLRHATNSELLCEAFLHAFTGQPLPSDEDLSKDNEKGISEDTDTESKD from the coding sequence ATGGCGAAATGGAACGGCGAATACATCAACCCATATGCGGAACATGGGAAAAAAAGTGAGCAGGTAAAGAAAATCACTGTCTCTATCCCATTAAATGTATTAAAGGTTTTAACCGATGAGCGCACCCGTCGTCAGGTAAACAATTTACGTCACGCCACCAATAGCGAATTGTTATGCGAAGCATTTTTACATGCCTTTACTGGTCAGCCGCTGCCAAGTGATGAAGATTTGTCAAAGGACAACGAAAAAGGTATTTCTGAAGATACGGATACCGAATCAAAAGATTAA
- the hflC gene encoding protease modulator HflC, translated as MKNFLVIILVVLGLLTVSSVFVINEAERGIVFQFSKIKRTDGGEMKIYPPGIHFKIPLIERVRKIDARIQTLDEAPDRFVTAEKKDLLVDTYVKWRVEDFSTFYVRTNGGSLENAQALLKQKVNNGLRTEFGTRTIRQIVSGDRDSVMEKAKLSAQTARKDLGIEVVDVRVKRINLPSEVQNSIFDRMRADRQAVAEEHRSQGREKAEVIRATVDAKVTVMLADAKKQAFTLRGEGDAMAAKVYADAYQKDPEFFTFFRSLQAYENSFNSKGDILVIKPDSDFFKYLKETGK; from the coding sequence ATGAAAAACTTTTTAGTGATCATTCTAGTGGTACTCGGTCTGCTGACAGTTTCTTCGGTATTCGTTATCAATGAAGCTGAGCGCGGTATCGTGTTCCAATTCTCGAAAATTAAACGTACTGACGGTGGTGAAATGAAAATTTACCCACCGGGTATTCATTTCAAGATCCCTTTGATTGAGCGTGTCCGTAAAATTGATGCGCGTATTCAGACGCTCGATGAAGCGCCAGATCGTTTTGTAACCGCAGAGAAAAAAGATTTGCTGGTTGATACCTACGTTAAATGGCGTGTCGAAGATTTCTCGACCTTCTATGTTCGTACCAATGGCGGTTCACTTGAGAACGCGCAAGCGCTTTTAAAACAAAAGGTGAATAACGGTCTGCGTACCGAGTTTGGTACCCGTACTATTCGTCAAATCGTATCCGGCGACCGTGACTCGGTTATGGAAAAGGCGAAGTTAAGTGCTCAGACGGCTCGCAAAGATTTAGGCATTGAAGTTGTAGACGTTCGTGTTAAACGTATCAACTTGCCTTCAGAGGTTCAAAACTCAATTTTCGATCGTATGCGTGCTGATCGTCAGGCAGTAGCTGAAGAACATCGTTCTCAAGGTCGTGAGAAAGCGGAAGTAATCCGTGCGACGGTTGATGCGAAAGTTACTGTTATGCTGGCAGATGCGAAGAAACAAGCATTTACCCTGCGCGGTGAAGGTGATGCAATGGCTGCGAAAGTTTATGCCGATGCATACCAAAAAGATCCTGAATTCTTCACTTTCTTCCGCTCATTGCAAGCGTATGAAAATAGCTTCAATAGCAAAGGTGACATCCTGGTCATCAAACCAGATTCCGATTTCTTCAAATACTTGAAAGAAACCGGAAAGTAA
- a CDS encoding DUF2065 domain-containing protein: protein MTFSTLLIAIALMLILEGLGPFLFPKRWQSLMGKLAAENARVIRQIGLVLIITGLGMIAIFS, encoded by the coding sequence ATGACGTTCTCTACTTTGTTAATTGCCATTGCTTTAATGCTTATCCTTGAAGGTCTGGGACCATTCCTGTTTCCTAAACGATGGCAGTCGTTAATGGGCAAGCTCGCCGCTGAAAATGCCAGGGTTATCCGTCAGATTGGCTTGGTTCTTATCATCACCGGTCTTGGTATGATTGCAATTTTTTCTTAA
- the hflK gene encoding FtsH protease activity modulator HflK, with protein sequence MAWNEPGNNDKDPWKNKGGRDQGPPDLDELLKDLGNKFGGIFGNKPNRNSKNSFSGIGLSIVLILALVVWGISGFYTIKESDRGVVLQFGEYLGEVEPGIHWQPTFIQRVIPVNVQTTNNLPARGDMLTEDENMVMVEMQVQYRIIDARNYLFNVTNANESLAHAFDSAIRYVIGHSKMDEVLTSGREQVRQSVWEELEKIIEPYNMGILISDVNFKDARPPEQVKDAFDDAIAAREDEERFVLEAEKYALSVEPEARGRAKRMEQDALAYKQQIVLASQGEVAKFDQLLPQYIAAPRVTRDRLYIATMEQVYSKTSKVMVDVEGGNNMMYLPLDKIMQQQPQLTLPYSQSLPGSKQTPVQTTNSAPNKPPGRSDRFSRGNN encoded by the coding sequence ATGGCTTGGAATGAACCGGGGAATAATGATAAGGATCCCTGGAAAAATAAAGGCGGTCGTGATCAGGGTCCTCCTGATTTAGACGAACTACTAAAAGATCTCGGTAATAAATTCGGTGGAATTTTCGGTAATAAACCAAACCGCAACAGCAAAAATAGCTTTAGCGGCATTGGTCTTTCCATCGTATTGATACTTGCGCTTGTCGTTTGGGGTATCAGTGGTTTTTATACCATCAAAGAATCCGATCGCGGTGTTGTGCTGCAGTTTGGTGAGTACTTAGGGGAAGTAGAACCGGGTATCCACTGGCAACCGACATTTATTCAGCGGGTAATTCCTGTAAACGTACAAACCACTAATAACTTGCCTGCCCGTGGCGATATGCTAACGGAAGACGAGAACATGGTTATGGTAGAGATGCAGGTTCAGTATCGTATTATCGACGCACGTAATTACCTGTTTAATGTAACTAATGCTAACGAGAGCCTGGCACATGCCTTCGACAGTGCAATTCGTTACGTTATCGGTCATTCTAAAATGGATGAGGTGTTAACCAGCGGTCGTGAACAGGTACGTCAGTCGGTTTGGGAAGAGCTTGAAAAGATTATCGAGCCATACAATATGGGTATTCTGATTTCCGACGTCAACTTTAAAGACGCGCGTCCACCAGAGCAAGTCAAAGATGCATTTGATGATGCCATCGCCGCTCGAGAAGATGAAGAACGTTTTGTCTTGGAAGCGGAAAAGTATGCTCTTTCGGTAGAACCAGAAGCTCGTGGCCGTGCTAAACGCATGGAACAGGACGCACTTGCTTATAAACAGCAGATCGTTCTTGCTTCACAGGGTGAAGTTGCCAAGTTTGATCAATTACTCCCTCAGTACATAGCTGCGCCTAGAGTTACCCGTGATCGTTTGTATATCGCGACGATGGAACAGGTTTATAGCAAAACGTCTAAAGTGATGGTTGATGTTGAAGGCGGAAATAACATGATGTACTTGCCTCTTGATAAAATCATGCAGCAGCAGCCACAGTTAACTTTGCCTTATAGCCAAAGCTTGCCTGGAAGCAAACAAACACCTGTTCAAACAACTAATTCGGCGCCCAACAAGCCACCGGGACGTAGTGACCGTTTCAGCCGGGGGAATAACTAA
- a CDS encoding macro domain-containing protein: MNDVEGDLIELALNGEFDVIVHGCNCFCTMGAGLAKAIKFEFPEAYQADLETEKGSEDKLGKYSQVTVQRGNHKITILNAYTQFHWRGRGVKADYNAIKEVFSNIKTEFCGKRIGYPLIGAGLAGGDWNIISEIIDSKLMGERHTLVRFEK, encoded by the coding sequence TTGAATGATGTTGAAGGGGATTTAATAGAGTTAGCATTGAATGGTGAATTTGATGTCATCGTGCACGGCTGTAATTGCTTTTGTACTATGGGAGCAGGATTAGCAAAAGCTATTAAGTTTGAGTTTCCTGAAGCTTATCAAGCAGACTTAGAAACTGAAAAAGGGTCAGAGGATAAACTAGGCAAATACTCTCAAGTTACCGTGCAAAGAGGTAACCACAAGATAACTATTTTAAATGCATACACTCAGTTTCATTGGCGAGGCCGTGGTGTAAAAGCCGATTATAATGCTATCAAAGAAGTTTTCTCTAATATCAAAACTGAATTCTGCGGTAAGCGGATAGGTTACCCTTTAATCGGAGCTGGTTTAGCTGGTGGCGACTGGAATATTATATCTGAAATTATCGATTCCAAATTAATGGGTGAACGTCATACGCTGGTTCGATTTGAAAAGTAA
- a CDS encoding NADAR family protein, which produces MTIYFYTKLDEYGNFSNFSKHGIEMVGLWWPTVEHYFQAQKFVCTSYQEQIRKAHSSKQAAELGRSCKLPIRKDWELVKDEIMYLAVLKKFQTHDSLKEQLLSTGSQNIVENAPGDYYWGCGKTGAGMNKLGKILVRVREELTTLS; this is translated from the coding sequence ATGACAATTTATTTCTATACAAAACTTGATGAGTACGGAAACTTTTCCAACTTTTCAAAACATGGAATAGAGATGGTTGGCCTCTGGTGGCCAACTGTAGAACATTATTTTCAAGCGCAAAAATTTGTGTGTACCTCCTATCAAGAACAGATAAGGAAAGCGCATAGTTCAAAGCAAGCTGCTGAGTTAGGGCGCAGTTGTAAACTTCCGATAAGAAAAGATTGGGAATTGGTAAAGGATGAAATAATGTATTTGGCCGTATTAAAAAAATTTCAAACTCATGATTCGTTAAAAGAGCAATTACTTTCTACGGGGTCTCAAAATATCGTAGAAAATGCACCAGGTGATTATTATTGGGGTTGCGGAAAAACAGGTGCAGGCATGAACAAATTAGGGAAAATATTGGTTAGAGTTCGTGAAGAACTGACAACGCTCAGCTAA